A window of Haloarchaeobius litoreus contains these coding sequences:
- a CDS encoding CDP-2,3-bis-(O-geranylgeranyl)-sn-glycerol synthase: MDVVSTLVVAFWAMLPAYVPNNAAVLVGGGRPIDGGRNLGERRILGDGKTWRGTVLGTLTGVALALVLTELAAPVGDAAGIPLPTFPLPVAFGLAFGAMLGDVSASFLKRRTGRDRGAAFPGLDQLDFVVGALALAAVADPAWFGEWFTIPVLAVVVVVTPLLHIGTNGVAYVLDLKQEPW, encoded by the coding sequence ATGGACGTCGTGTCGACGCTGGTCGTCGCCTTCTGGGCGATGCTCCCCGCGTACGTGCCGAACAACGCGGCGGTGCTCGTCGGCGGTGGGCGGCCCATCGACGGTGGCCGGAACCTCGGCGAGCGCCGCATCCTGGGCGACGGGAAGACCTGGCGCGGGACCGTCCTCGGGACGCTCACCGGCGTCGCGCTCGCGCTCGTCCTCACCGAACTCGCCGCACCGGTCGGGGACGCCGCCGGCATCCCGCTGCCGACGTTCCCGCTGCCGGTCGCGTTCGGGCTGGCGTTCGGCGCGATGCTCGGCGACGTCTCCGCGTCGTTCCTCAAACGGCGGACCGGTCGGGACCGTGGGGCCGCCTTCCCCGGCCTGGACCAGCTGGACTTCGTCGTGGGCGCGCTCGCGCTCGCCGCCGTGGCGGACCCGGCGTGGTTCGGCGAGTGGTTCACCATCCCGGTGCTCGCGGTGGTGGTCGTCGTGACGCCGCTGCTGCACATCGGGACCAACGGGGTAGCGTACGTGCTCGACCTGAAACAGGAACCGTGGTGA